The genomic DNA GTGAAGAAGCAGTCCAAGGACAACCCCGTCTTCTACTTCCAGTATGGCCACGCGCGGTGCGCGAGCATCCTGAAGAAGGCCGAGGAGAAGGGCACCCCGTTCGTGGGGCTGGAGAGGCTCACGCAGGCCCACCTGGCGCGCCTGACGCTCCCCGAGGAGCTGTCTATGCTCAAGAAGATGAGCCAGTTGCCGGACGTGGTGGCCAGCGCCGCCGAGCGCCTGGAGCCCCACCACGTGCTCTACTTCTGCCAGGAGCTCATCAGCGACTTCCACAGCTACTACACGAAGTACAAGACGGACCCCATCATCAGTGCCGACGCGGAGAAGACCCAGGGACGGCTCGGGCTGGTGGCCGCGCTCAAGCAGACCCTGCGCAGCGCGTTCGCGCTTCTGGGAATCCAGGCGCCCGAGTACATGGAGGCCCCTCCGGACGAGGAGTGACGGCCCGCTCCCTCTAGAGAAAATAACGCACCGCACCCAAGGGGCGGTCCCGGAACGGGGGCCGTCAGGTATGGTGCGGTCCGTCGAACGACACCATGGGTTCCATCCACATCCTCCGAGACTTCATCTCCCCCGCGGAAAGCTTCACCCGCACCCTGCGCATCTACCTGCCCGACGGCTACGACGCGTCCTCGGACCGGCGTTACCCCGTGCTCTACATGCACGACGGGCAGAACGTCTTCGCGCACCCTGAATCCTCCATCTACGACACCTGGTGTGCCAACGTGGCCCTGGACCGCCTGGTGGGCGAGGGCCGGCTGGAGCCGTGGATCATCGTCGCGGTGGACTCGACGCTCCACCGGCTCGCGGAGTACTCCCCCTGGGACGAGCCCCGCAGCCAGGTGGTGGCACGGGGCGGGGAATACGTCCGCTTCGCCGTCGAGACGCTCAAGCCGTACATCGACTCCCACTACAAGACGCGCCAGGGGCCCGAGTGGACCGCCGTCATGGGCTCGTCCTTGGGCGGGCTGATGGCGCTGCACCTGGGCTGGACGCACCCGGAGCTGTACGGCCGCATCGGCGGGATGTCCCCCTCGGTCATGTGGGGCTACGGCCGCATGTTCGAGCAGTGGAAGCGCCACACGCGCAAGTGGAGCCGCATCTACCTGGACGCCGGCGTCCACGAGAACATCGACCCGGTGGGCTACCAGATGCGCTACGGCGATGCGACGCGCGACTTCTACCTCCACCTCAAGCGCCTGGGGTACGCCGATCACGAGCTGTTCCTCGTGCTGGAA from Stigmatella aurantiaca includes the following:
- a CDS encoding alpha/beta hydrolase; its protein translation is MGSIHILRDFISPAESFTRTLRIYLPDGYDASSDRRYPVLYMHDGQNVFAHPESSIYDTWCANVALDRLVGEGRLEPWIIVAVDSTLHRLAEYSPWDEPRSQVVARGGEYVRFAVETLKPYIDSHYKTRQGPEWTAVMGSSLGGLMALHLGWTHPELYGRIGGMSPSVMWGYGRMFEQWKRHTRKWSRIYLDAGVHENIDPVGYQMRYGDATRDFYLHLKRLGYADHELFLVLEPEGLHHELDWQRRLPLAMRWLLS